Proteins co-encoded in one Actinomadura luteofluorescens genomic window:
- a CDS encoding EamA family transporter — MDGAARTRAWGLALAVLSSVCFGASGPFGKALIEAGLSPLQAVWLRIAVAALVLAPLPFLLRGRAAARGLRPHLPALAVYGLTGVAGCQAFYFVAASRLPVGVAILLEFSGPVIVLAWLRLVRRAPVHRTAAAGVAIAMVGLALVVQVWTGLSLDPIGLAAGLGAAACQASYFLIVDRLAGKVDPVVITSAGAVVAALALTALAAPWTLPWQVLPAPVPVAGHAAPGWALVAWIGLVSTVLAYLAGVAGLQRLSAQVGGAICYTEAVAAALIAWAVLGERLTAAQMAGGAIVLAGAYIAQRATVAHPEVLNAAAVPAHRPPGTAQGGGTSGGTSGGTGPQARPAALPR, encoded by the coding sequence ATGGACGGCGCCGCACGGACCCGCGCCTGGGGCCTGGCCCTGGCGGTCCTGTCCTCGGTGTGCTTCGGCGCGTCCGGGCCGTTCGGCAAGGCCCTCATCGAGGCAGGTCTCAGCCCCCTGCAGGCGGTGTGGCTGCGCATCGCGGTCGCCGCGCTGGTCCTGGCGCCGCTGCCGTTCCTGCTGCGCGGGCGTGCCGCCGCCCGCGGCCTGCGCCCCCACCTGCCCGCCCTGGCCGTGTACGGCCTGACCGGCGTCGCCGGATGCCAGGCGTTCTACTTCGTGGCCGCCTCCCGCCTTCCGGTCGGGGTGGCGATCCTGCTGGAGTTCAGCGGCCCCGTCATCGTGCTGGCGTGGCTGCGGCTGGTGCGCCGCGCCCCCGTGCACCGCACCGCCGCCGCCGGCGTCGCGATCGCCATGGTCGGCCTCGCCCTGGTCGTGCAGGTGTGGACGGGGCTGTCGCTCGACCCGATCGGCCTGGCCGCCGGGCTCGGCGCCGCCGCCTGCCAGGCCAGCTACTTCCTCATCGTCGACCGGCTGGCCGGGAAGGTCGACCCCGTCGTCATCACCTCGGCCGGCGCCGTCGTCGCCGCGCTCGCCCTCACCGCGCTGGCCGCGCCGTGGACGCTGCCCTGGCAGGTGCTGCCCGCCCCGGTGCCCGTCGCCGGGCACGCCGCGCCCGGCTGGGCGCTGGTCGCCTGGATCGGCCTGGTCAGCACCGTCCTGGCCTACCTCGCCGGCGTCGCCGGGCTGCAGCGCCTGTCGGCGCAGGTCGGCGGCGCCATCTGCTACACCGAGGCCGTCGCCGCCGCCCTCATCGCCTGGGCCGTCCTCGGGGAGCGCCTCACCGCCGCGCAGATGGCCGGCGGCGCGATCGTGCTGGCCGGCGCCTACATCGCCCAGCGCGCCACCGTCGCCCACCCCGAGGTCCTGAACGCCGCCGCCGTCCCCGCGCACCGCCCGCCCGGCACCGCGCAGGGCGGCGGGACGAGCGGCGGGACGAGCGGCGGGACGGGCCCGCAGGCCCGGCCCGCCGCCCTGCCCCGGTGA
- a CDS encoding ABC transporter permease — protein MPYEESASCEESASCEESASCEESASCEESASLGRAAAPGRVAALGRVASDTRLIFLRSMRQTLRSKVAVVFGAVQPLLYLVLFGPLLSDLVDVRGFGAGSAWQVFVPGVLIQLALFGAGFAGFGLIADLRSGVVERLRVTPASRTALLLGRVLRDTVVVAFQGAVVVAVGLALGLRAPVGGIAVGLALVVALAVSVASLSYVVALRTRSEDAFAPILSSVTLPLMLLSGILLPMSLAPGWLDVVSRFTPFRYLVDAARAAFLGDYATAAVAEGALVAVALLVASVALGARRFRRENA, from the coding sequence ATGCCCTATGAAGAGTCCGCGTCCTGTGAAGAGTCCGCGTCCTGTGAAGAGTCCGCGTCCTGTGAAGAGTCCGCGTCCTGTGAAGAGTCCGCGTCCCTCGGACGGGCCGCGGCGCCCGGACGGGTCGCCGCCCTCGGGCGGGTCGCGTCCGACACTCGCCTGATCTTCCTGCGCTCCATGCGGCAGACGCTGCGCAGCAAGGTCGCGGTGGTGTTCGGCGCGGTGCAGCCGCTGCTGTACCTGGTGCTGTTCGGGCCGCTGCTGTCGGACCTGGTCGACGTGCGCGGGTTCGGCGCGGGCAGCGCCTGGCAGGTGTTCGTGCCCGGGGTCCTGATCCAGCTGGCGCTGTTCGGCGCGGGGTTCGCGGGGTTCGGTCTGATCGCGGACCTGCGGTCGGGGGTGGTGGAGCGGCTGCGGGTCACCCCGGCCAGCCGGACCGCGCTGCTGCTGGGGCGGGTGCTGCGCGACACCGTCGTGGTCGCGTTCCAGGGCGCGGTGGTCGTGGCGGTCGGGCTGGCGCTGGGGCTGCGGGCCCCGGTGGGCGGGATCGCCGTCGGGCTGGCGCTGGTGGTGGCGCTGGCGGTGAGCGTGGCGTCCCTGTCCTACGTGGTGGCGCTGCGCACGCGCAGCGAGGACGCGTTCGCTCCGATCCTGTCGTCGGTGACGCTGCCGCTGATGCTGCTGTCGGGGATCCTGCTGCCGATGAGCCTGGCGCCGGGGTGGCTGGACGTGGTGTCGCGGTTCACGCCGTTCCGGTACTTGGTGGACGCCGCGCGGGCGGCGTTCCTGGGCGACTACGCGACGGCGGCGGTCGCGGAGGGGGCGCTGGTGGCGGTCGCGCTGCTGGTGGCGTCGGTGGCGCTGGGCGCCCGCCGGTTCCGCCGCGAGAACGCCTGA
- a CDS encoding ATP-binding cassette domain-containing protein has translation MIEARGLARTFTGGHGTVEAVRGVDLSVAPGEIVGFLGPNGAGKTTTLRMLTTLLAPTAGTATVAGHDLRADPAAVRRRIGYVAQGGGADPGVPVAEELDLQARLYGVRDRSARIAKLCARLDLEGLEPRPAGSLSGGQRRRLDIALGLVHRPPLLFLDEPTTGLDPQSRGNLWDHIRAMRDRDGATVFLTTHYLDEADALCDRLLIIDRGRIVAEGTPAELKRRVAGDVVTVELAEAAGVEGARKALAAHPAVREAAVSGGTLRLTVEDGETALMSLIRALDGAGVELASLNLARPTLDDVFFTVTGRSLRDAA, from the coding sequence GTGATCGAGGCTCGCGGGCTCGCCCGCACCTTCACCGGCGGGCACGGGACGGTCGAGGCCGTCCGCGGCGTGGACCTGTCGGTCGCGCCCGGCGAGATCGTCGGGTTCCTCGGCCCCAACGGGGCCGGCAAGACCACGACGCTGCGGATGCTGACGACGCTGCTGGCACCGACGGCGGGCACCGCGACCGTCGCCGGCCACGACCTGCGCGCCGACCCGGCGGCGGTGCGGCGCCGGATCGGCTACGTCGCGCAGGGCGGCGGCGCCGACCCGGGCGTCCCGGTCGCCGAGGAGCTGGACCTGCAGGCCCGCCTGTACGGGGTGCGCGACCGGTCCGCGCGGATCGCGAAGCTGTGCGCGCGGCTGGACCTGGAGGGCCTGGAGCCGCGCCCGGCGGGGTCGCTGTCGGGCGGGCAGCGCCGCCGCCTGGACATCGCGCTCGGGCTGGTGCACCGCCCGCCGCTGCTGTTCCTGGACGAGCCGACCACGGGCCTGGACCCGCAGAGCCGCGGCAACCTGTGGGACCACATCCGCGCCATGCGCGACCGGGACGGCGCGACGGTGTTCCTCACCACGCACTACCTGGACGAGGCCGACGCGCTGTGCGACCGGCTGCTGATCATCGACCGGGGCCGCATCGTCGCCGAGGGCACGCCCGCCGAGCTCAAGCGCCGCGTCGCCGGGGACGTCGTCACGGTGGAGCTGGCCGAGGCCGCCGGCGTCGAGGGCGCCCGCAAGGCGCTGGCGGCGCATCCGGCCGTCCGCGAGGCCGCGGTGTCCGGCGGGACGCTGCGCCTGACCGTCGAGGACGGCGAGACGGCGCTGATGTCCCTGATCCGCGCGCTGGACGGCGCGGGGGTGGAGCTGGCGTCGCTGAACCTGGCCCGTCCCACGCTGGACGACGTGTTCTTCACCGTCACCGGCCGCTCGCTGCGCGACGCGGCCTGA
- a CDS encoding TetR/AcrR family transcriptional regulator, with the protein MAEDHVPDAAPELGLRERKKRETRRRIADIATGLFMTRGFDNVTIADVARTADVSVNTVFNYFRTKEDLFFDRQDEIIEAAGRDFRDRRPGEGAVALFRRRFFEGLDARAHQTAFHEGAEVWTRTVRDSPALMARQREIGRQAQDRLADLLAEATGAGPDDIAPRAAAAMIFAVQNTLVEQIADRKTAGETLQEMAEDVYAAAARAFDLLEHGLGHYAAAPAAATAGTPDDPRADPAAGAGVESPAAGN; encoded by the coding sequence ATGGCTGAGGACCACGTCCCCGACGCAGCGCCGGAACTGGGACTGCGGGAACGCAAGAAGCGCGAGACGCGGCGCCGCATCGCCGACATCGCCACCGGCCTGTTCATGACCCGCGGGTTCGACAACGTCACCATCGCCGACGTCGCCCGCACCGCCGACGTGTCGGTCAACACCGTCTTCAACTACTTCAGGACCAAGGAGGACCTGTTCTTCGACCGGCAGGACGAGATCATCGAGGCCGCCGGGCGCGACTTCCGCGACCGCCGCCCCGGCGAGGGCGCCGTGGCGCTGTTCCGCCGCCGCTTCTTCGAGGGCCTGGACGCCCGCGCCCACCAGACCGCCTTCCACGAGGGCGCGGAGGTCTGGACCCGCACCGTCCGCGACAGCCCCGCCCTCATGGCCCGCCAGCGCGAGATCGGCCGCCAGGCCCAGGACCGCCTCGCCGACCTGCTCGCCGAGGCCACCGGCGCCGGCCCCGACGACATCGCCCCCCGCGCCGCCGCCGCCATGATCTTCGCCGTGCAGAACACGCTCGTCGAGCAGATCGCCGACCGCAAGACCGCGGGGGAGACCCTCCAGGAGATGGCCGAGGACGTCTACGCCGCCGCGGCCCGCGCCTTCGACCTGCTCGAACACGGCCTCGGCCACTACGCCGCCGCCCCCGCCGCCGCCACGGCCGGCACTCCGGACGACCCCCGGGCCGACCCCGCGGCAGGCGCCGGCGTCGAAAGCCCGGCCGCCGGAAATTGA